The following are from one region of the Desmospora profundinema genome:
- a CDS encoding tRNA (adenine(22)-N(1))-methyltransferase, which produces MSTQREVGSGALSLRLSAVAEWIPPGRVVADIGSDHAQLLIALSRSGLLNRGIAGEVNQGPWENARHRVKEAKLEHQIQVRKGDGLEVLDTGEAQVIVIAGMGGPLIASILDRGLQKLERVERLVLQPNSGVVHVRRWLHRHGWKLDGENLVREAGILYEVVTAVPGDPHEPYRKTPLPLDAAFEVGPLLWMERHPLLLDKLEAELEGLNRILSQLESARAPEARSRLESMKQKREEWRRWRQWLQQDGN; this is translated from the coding sequence ATGAGTACACAGAGGGAAGTGGGTTCCGGTGCCTTGTCGCTCCGTTTATCCGCGGTAGCGGAATGGATTCCGCCAGGGCGTGTAGTGGCGGATATCGGATCGGATCACGCTCAATTGTTGATCGCCCTGTCCCGCAGCGGTTTACTGAACCGGGGGATCGCCGGGGAAGTGAACCAAGGTCCCTGGGAAAATGCTCGACACCGTGTAAAAGAAGCAAAGTTGGAGCATCAGATTCAAGTCCGCAAAGGGGACGGGCTGGAAGTGTTGGATACAGGAGAGGCTCAGGTCATTGTGATCGCCGGGATGGGTGGACCCTTGATCGCGTCCATCCTGGATCGGGGGCTTCAAAAATTGGAGCGGGTGGAACGGCTGGTGTTACAACCAAACAGTGGTGTCGTTCACGTGCGTCGTTGGCTTCATCGTCACGGATGGAAGCTGGATGGAGAAAACCTGGTACGTGAAGCCGGTATCCTGTATGAAGTGGTAACTGCAGTCCCGGGAGATCCCCATGAACCCTATCGAAAAACGCCGCTGCCGTTGGATGCGGCTTTTGAAGTGGGGCCGCTTTTGTGGATGGAACGGCATCCTCTGTTGCTGGACAAGCTGGAAGCGGAGCTGGAGGGATTGAACCGGATTTTGTCGCAACTGGAATCAGCCCGTGCGCCGGAAGCGCGTAGTCGGCTGGAGTCGATGAAACAAAAGCGGGAAGAATGGAGGCGATGGCGTCAATGGCTGCAACAGGACGGGAATTGA
- a CDS encoding spore germination protein, giving the protein MPVANQIFNAKFMVVDTTGAVNMGNAVNVGRFYNAKSLGGSGPVGDFSANVQGGFNFAFDPDIIDQV; this is encoded by the coding sequence ATGCCGGTAGCCAATCAGATTTTCAACGCTAAATTTATGGTGGTGGACACCACAGGTGCTGTCAATATGGGAAATGCCGTAAATGTAGGTCGTTTTTACAATGCGAAGAGTCTTGGGGGATCAGGCCCCGTCGGCGACTTTTCCGCCAATGTACAAGGTGGATTCAACTTTGCGTTTGACCCGGACATTATCGACCAAGTTTGA
- a CDS encoding endonuclease/exonuclease/phosphatase family protein, which produces MRVMSYNIRHGLGCDGRLDLERIANVIQAQQPDAVGLNEVDVRFHRRSSFEDQVDFLAVRLDMDAAFAPAIRIGGEGCNHGYGNALLVRKGGLVDHIATVFTREGLEPRSVLLAHIQLEGSVWRLAVTHVGFSPWMRRSQIRFLEQRAMEPGPPLVVMGDFNMGPGHVALAPLECRLTDVLSGVEDGTYPCRRPRRRIDGIYCSREVKVVRGWVVETPGCPSDHLPVMGEMQLQPSRQDPV; this is translated from the coding sequence ATGAGAGTGATGAGCTACAACATTCGTCATGGGTTGGGATGTGACGGCCGTCTGGATTTGGAGCGGATTGCCAACGTCATCCAAGCACAACAACCGGATGCCGTTGGGCTGAACGAAGTGGACGTCCGTTTCCATCGCCGCAGCAGCTTTGAAGACCAAGTGGATTTCCTCGCTGTCCGGTTGGATATGGATGCGGCTTTCGCACCGGCGATCCGTATTGGAGGGGAAGGGTGCAACCATGGATACGGGAACGCACTGCTTGTCCGCAAAGGAGGACTGGTCGATCACATTGCCACCGTGTTTACGAGAGAAGGGCTGGAGCCGCGGAGTGTGCTCCTTGCCCATATTCAATTGGAAGGTTCGGTTTGGCGGCTGGCGGTGACTCATGTGGGATTTAGTCCATGGATGCGGCGAAGTCAGATCCGCTTCCTGGAACAACGGGCGATGGAGCCTGGACCTCCCCTGGTGGTGATGGGGGATTTTAATATGGGGCCGGGCCACGTGGCATTGGCTCCTCTGGAGTGTCGTCTCACCGATGTTCTCTCCGGGGTGGAAGACGGCACCTATCCTTGCCGTCGTCCCCGTCGCCGAATCGATGGAATCTACTGCTCACGTGAAGTAAAAGTAGTACGGGGTTGGGTGGTGGAAACCCCGGGTTGCCCGTCGGATCACCTCCCGGTGATGGGGGAGATGCAACTTCAACCAAGCCGACAGGATCCGGTATAA